GCATGGTAGTATTTCAAAACTATGCATTACTTCCTTGGCGGACGGCGTTTGAAAATGTTTATTTAGCAGTTAATGCAGTTCATCCAAATAAACCCCAAGCCGAAAAAAGGGCGATTGTCCGCGAACATTTAGCAATGGTCGGACTTAGCGAAGCTGCTGATAAAAAACCACCGCAACTTTCAGGAGGAATGAAACAGCGGGTGAGTATCGCACGGGCTTTGGCAATTCGTCCGCAAGTGTTGATTTTAGATGAACCTTTTGGGGCGTTGGATGCGATTACCAAAGAGGAATTGCAAGAAGAATTGTTGAAAATTTGGAACGATCATCGCTGTACAGTGTTGATGATTACGCACGATATCGATGAAGCTTTATTTTTAGCAGATCGCTTGGTGATGATGACGAATGGTCCTCATGCAAAGATTGGGGAAGTGATGGAAATTCCTTTTTCGCGTCCACGCGATCGCGCCCGCATTATGGAAGATCCGCATTACTACAAGTTACGCAACTACGCGCTTGATTTCCTTTATCATCGCTTTGCCCACGATGAGTAGTGGTTGTATTCAATGTGTGCTTTGCGCTTTTTTTTGCTGCCATTATATTACTTATACGCAATATAGTGGCATTTCTTCAATCTTATGCTGTTTTAAGGATATTCATGCAATCTCCTCAAGCTCTTACCCCTGTTGCAGAATATTTTAAAGTTTTATCTGAAGTAAGTCGATTAACTGTTTTGAGTAGTCTGACTTCAGGCGCAAAAAACGTTACTGAAATTATCGCCATCACTGGACTTGGACAAGCGAATGTCTCGAAGCATTTAAAAGTCTTGCTGCAAGCAGGTATTGTGACTCGCACTCCCCAAGGGGGTAATGTCTTCTATCAAATCGCTGATCCAATTGCGTTTGAGTTATGTGAATTGGTGTGCGATCGCCTTTCAATTCGTCTTGATGAACAAGCAAAACAAATCGCAGCATTGCAGAGTTTACGCGAGCGAACATCTTATAGTAATCGTGTGTAAGTTACGAGATTTTTTAGAAACGAACCACAGAGTCACAAGAGATACAAGTTATGGGAGAATAGAAGAACAGATAAAACAGTCTGCATGACTCACAATGAACCAGGATAAACAAGAAAGGCTCAAAGCCTGCTTAAAAGAATTGGCAACATTGTTGTATGAAGAAGCAGATATAAAGTAAGCTGACAGACCTAGAAGGCATAGAAAAAACAGTGCAAAGTCAAATATTAGACCTCGTGCACGAATAGGAAGAGAGTGTGACAGTTGAGGATCGCAGTGAAGCGAGGTAGCTTCTGAATAGAAGCTAAGGTCAGAAGCAGATATGCGATATCGCGAAATGGAACATCTATCGAAGCCTAAGTTGAAGCGCTTGTGTAGAGTAAGCCGGGAAACGTTTAGCGAAATGGTTGCGGTGTTGCGTCCCCATGTTGATCGTCAAGGGCAACGAGGTGGACAAGCCAAACTGAGTGTCGAAGACCAACTGCTGGTGGCGTTGGAGTACTGGAGAGAGTATCGCAGCCAATTTCACATTGGAGTCAGTTGGGGAGTACACGAAACCACAGTGGGGCGAATCGTGCGAAAAGTTGAAGACTTGCTAGTCAAGTGTGGCAAGTTCCGGCTTCCGAGTCAGCGACAGTTGTCTCAACCGGGTTGGGAATGGAAAGTCATGGTGGTAGATGTCGGAGAAATCGAAATCGAACGCCCCCAAAAACCTACAGCAGCAAAGTTAGCGAGAGTAAATCAGGACTTACGCAAGAGACATTTGAACGGATGGGTGCTTGAGTTGCTCAATCAAGTAATCTGAGAGCATTCCATGCTTGACCTGATAAATCGTTCTGCCCGTTTGATAGGCGATCGTTTTGAGACGACTCCAGATGAGCAAAGCACAAGCAATATGATTGCGTTGAATCCGAGCTTTACGACACTGACAAGCTTCGACTCCAGTTAACTGCGTCAGTTCACGGTGAAACTCCGATTGGCTTCCAACGGATTCCGCACGCATCTTGTACGGCATCGGTTGAAGCTTGAGAACAGTCGTTGGTAACGACGCTCCTCCGTCCTGTTGGTGGAAACAATGACGCGGAATAGTTTCACCTTCTTGTCTTTGGGGAAGCCACGCACCTTGATGAGCTTACCTTGTTGCGATTCTTCGTCCCGCCAAACGAGTTCATCAACCCGCACATACGGTGCACTGCCGCCGCTATCATCCACTCGTCGATTAGTTTTGAGCGGACAGTAATACCGCTTCTCTAGCTGGTCAATCTGCGCCATCAGCTTCTGTGTGGCATACCAGCTATCCATTAACACTGTGCTAAACGGTAACTGCTTGCTGTACACCACGCCGGTGAGCATCTCACTGACGTGGTCTAACTTGCTGTGTCCATCTCCATCGGGTTCATACAGGCGGTAATCAATCACCCAGAACTGTCCGGTTTCCCCATTGACGTACACACAACTCACCAGTCCAATGCCTCGCAGCACACGATGCTCATTGCCACTGTACTGCCGCCTTGTTAGCTCAATTGAGGTTGAATGCCGCTTATCCAACACAGTATCATCGAACAAAAGATAGGCATTCTGGGAGGCACACAGCAACGGTTTGACGTTGTCCCACAACAACCGTGGGGTCAATTTCTCGCCCCTTAGGTAGCGGTTGATCCGGTCATGAGTGATCCCCTCTAGATGGTCAGCCAAGTTTGTCACCGTATAGTTAATAGGGCTGCTTAACAGATACTGGCAGTAATCTAATTTGGTAAAGCTCATTGCTTCAGTTTAAAGCCGCTTTTGCGTAAGTCCTGACCCTATGAACCAAGTTAACCTACTTCGAGACACTTGGAAACCCTATTTGCCCTGGCATGGTGCTCGACTCAATTTTCTAGCTTTGTTTTTAATCGCCCTGATCAGAGTGAAAACAGTAAACTTGGTTTCCTTAGCCACAGGATTTCGCACAAGCGCGAAAACTAACTCAAACTATAAGCGTCTACAACGTTTTTTTCGGAAATTTGATTTAGATTATCCTTCGGTGGCTAAATTGATTGTCGCTTTGATGAAGATTCCGCAGCCTTGGGTATTCAGCATAGACCGCACAGAATGGTCTTTTGGACAAACTCGCTTCAACATCTTCATCTTAGGAGTCGTACATCTTGGTGTGGCTTATCCTTGAGTGTGGACGATGTTGGACAACAAAGGTAACTCTAACAGTGACGAAAGGATGGACTTGTTGGATAAATTTCGAGCCATCTTTCCTGATGCAGAAATTGCTTATCTGTGTGGCGACCGAGAATTTATCGGCAAAGAATGGTTAACCTATTTGATGATTGACCCCATCATACCTTTTCGGCTCAGAATTAAAGCCAATCAGAAAATCCATGACGGTCAACAAAGCCTAATAGCCTCGATTGTGTTTTCTCATCTCCAAGCTGGTCAATCGGAGGTTTTGTCCAGTCGTCGTTGGGTTTGGGGTCGTTTAGTTTATGTGTCCGCCTTGCGTCTGGATGATTGATCGTGAACTGTTAATCATTATTTCTGACGATTCCCCCACAATGGCTATTTCTGACTACGCTCGACGTTGGGGAATTGAAACTCTCTTTGGCAACTTTAAGACTAGAGGATTTTGTCTCGAATCAACTCATTTTACTGACCATCAGCGTTTGAGTAAACTTTTAGCTTTGATGGCTTTGGCTTTATGTTGGGCAATCAAAACTGGCGAGTGGTTATCTTCTCACCGTCCTCTCCAGGTGAAGAAACATGGACGACGGCAAGCGACTATTTTTCGTTATGGCTTCGATCATCTTCGTTCCATTTTTACTGATTTAGACTTGAAATCTGATGACTTTCTTCACTCACTACAATTTTTGTCCTGTACTTAGGGTTCTGTCAAAAAACTTTATCCTTACTATCGGGGATGGGGTGGTTTATCCACATTTGCGCAAATCGTGGAACGAGAGATATGGATGCAAGAGGGCTGGGACTGGCTCAATTACCACAAAGCGGGTCAAGTGCTGGCAAGCGATGAAGCCAACCAAGAGTGGGCTGATGTTCGCATCGATTTCGCGGTATCAGTTGGAAGTGTGAGAAGCGCATACGAGGCTAGGGTGGAGGTAAGCGGCTCTGTAATCACATCTCGAAATTCAGGAGATAAACAACAGTTAGAGGAAGTGAAGCAGTATCGTGTCAGTCGCCTGGTGAAAGTACTGTCTGGCTTTTTTTCGGAATTTACGGATGGTCGTGGAGTGTAGCATTTAACTTCTTAAGTTGGTATTGATCTTGTCTCACTTACCCAGCGTCACCCTGCCTTGGAGACACAATAAATTTAAAAGAGGTAACATTATGGCAACAGTGGGCAAATACTGTAAAGCTTACTCGTTAGCGCAATTACGTCAGTTCAGTCAGTGGACAGAGCATACGGAAAATACCAGAAAAGAAAAGCAACAGGTGCGATGGCAAGGAAGTTGAGGTCAATCGAGAGCTAACTGATGATGACTTTCTTTCTTTATTTGCAAGAAAACTATCTAGTCACAGATGGTATCTTCAAGGACGAAAATATCATTTTCGACAATATCACTGCCGAATGGAAAAAATTCTGCCAAAATACGCTGTTGTTCGAGCTTCCAGTTGACGAGGCTGTGGAAGTGCAAGCATCAGCAGGTCAGAAATAAAGTTGAGTCAGAGATATTTATTCAAAAAACATCTCAAAGGAATCGCAGAGACCATAATGAATAGAGACGACACAGAAGACACGACAATTTACAAAGTTGTAGTCAATCATGAAGAACAGTATTCCATCTGGCCTGCTGACCGAGAAAATCCCCTGGGATGGCGAGATGCAGGTAAAAGCGGTCTTAAACCAGAGTGTCTGGCATACATTAAGGAAGTGTGGACTGACATGAGACCGCTCAGCTTAAGGCAAAAGATGCAGGAAGCTACTCGCAACTAGCGCCAATTAGAAGTTTTAGTAGCAAGCAAAGCATGAAAAGGCTGATGTCAGACTCTATTGTTAGATCGCAAGTCGGATCGTGACAAATACACCAACCTTTAATTCTTGGGTGACCTATCCCAAGTCCAACCCTCAAGCGAGCCTGCGGCTATTTTGTTTTCCTTATACCGGTGGTGGCGCTTTTAGCTTTCGCACATGGACAGGCAGTTTACCTAAAACTATCGAAGTTTGTCCAATTGAACTCCCTGGAAGGGGAACTCAAATCGGGTTAGTTCTTTTCACGCGGTTAGAACCTCTGGTTCAGGCGATCGCCCAATCTCTGCTACCCCACTTAGATAAACCCTTTGCTTTCTTTGGTCATAGCATGGGTGCGCTCGTCAGCTTTGAGGTTGCTCGTCTACTTCGCAAACAGAATGAGCGAGAACCAGTGCAGCTGTTTGTGTCCGGTTGCCGCGCTCTCCAAATTCCGTCCCCAGAACCGCTGCTTCACACCTTGCCAGAACCCGCATTTCTTGACAGACTGCGCCGTCTCAACGGTACTCCCAAAGCAGTCTTAGAAAATGTCGAACTGATGCAACTGCTTCTCCCTGTTCTGCAGGCAGACGTTGCTGTTATTGAAACTTATGTTTACGCTTCCGAGCCGCCGCTAAACTGCCTGATCGCTGTTTTTGGTGGTTTGCAGAATGTTGAGGTTGATTTTGATTGCCTCCAAGCCTGGCGACAGCAGACAAATGCTTCCTCACTGCAAATGCTTTCAGGCGATCATTTCTTTCTGCATTCAGCGCAAGCCCTGCTACTGCAAAGCCTAACTCAACACTTACAAGCGCGATCGCCGATTGTGTAGCAACAACAGACTAGATGAAGGATTTATCAGCCATATTAATGTTTAAAGCTTTTTTACAGTGGCTTGCTCTGAGAAGTCATTTACCTATTAATCAATTTCTGCATCAGTGCAAAAACTATGCATTCAGAGTTGTTAAAGGAAACACATTTCGACTTTTACCATTGATATTTGGTTTCATCTTTGCTTTGTTTGTAGGGTTTTCTAGTAGAGCGATACTGCCAAAATCTACAGAAATACTCTGGGACACTTACGGCATACCTCATATCTATGGTAAGGATACTCAAAGTGCCTTCCAAGCCTTTGGTTGGGCACAGATGCAAAGCCACGCTAACTTACTATTACGTCTATATGGTCAAGCACGGGGACGCGCTGCTGAATACTGGGGGGAGAAGTATCTAGAATCAGATCGATGGGTACAACGAATGGGGATTCCTGAACGCGCCCAGTCTTGGTATAAAGCTCAAAACCCAGCTTTCCGGAATAATCTGGACGCATTTGCCGCTGGGCTCAATGCCTATGCTAAGGCACATCCCGATTTGATTGACGACGAAGTTGAGGTTGTGCTGCCAATCGAGCCAGTGGATATACTTGCTCACGGGCAGCGCGTGCTTCATTTTACGTTTGTCGTTAATCCTGAGAGCATTAATGACAACGTTGAAAAAATAGGTGAAAACAACTCAAAAGCTTCTAACGGTTGGGCGATCGCCCCATCGCGTTCTGCCAGTGGAAAAGCAATGCTGCTGGCAAACCCACACTTACCTTGGTCAAATCTATTCCTTTGGTACGAAGCTCAGCTGACTGCTCCAGGTATTGATGCTTACGGAGCAACACTGGTCGGTATTCCGGTTTTGGCGATCGCCTTCAACGACAACTTAGGTTGGACTCACACAGTCAACACCCATGATGGATGGGACACTTACGAATTGCAACTAGCAGATGGAGGCTATCGCTTTGATGGCAAAATCCGCGCTTTCCAAACTGAAGAGAAAACTCTGCAGGTAAAGCAGGATAATGGTACTCTGCGTGCAGAATCACTTGTAGTGCAACATTCGATTCATGGTCCAGTTGTAGCACAGAAGCAGGGTAAAGCCTTGGCACTGCGGGTTGTTGGACTCGACTCTCCTGGGGCGCTGCAGCAGTGGTGGGATATGGCGCAGGCAAAAAACCTAACTCAATTTGAAACGGCACTCAAGCGCTTACAACTCCCTATGTTTACAGTGATGTACGCAGATCGAGATGGGCATATTATGCACTTATTTAACGGTCAAGTGCCAATTCGCTCTCAGGGAAATTTTGAAGACTGGGAGGGCATAATTCCTGGCAACACCTCTCAAACTTTGTGGACAAAAACTCACCCCTACCGCGATCTCCCGCGCGTAGTTGACCCAGCTAGCGGTTGGTTGCAAAATGCCAACGATCCACCTTGGACAACAACGTTCCCACGCGCGCTGAATCCGGATAAATACCCTCCCTATATGGCTCCACGCGGTCTGATGTCTTTCCGCGCGCAGCGTTCCGCCAAGATGCTGAATGAGGATGAAAGCATTTCTTTTGAGGAAATGGTTAAGTACAAGCACTCAACTCGGATGGAACTGGCAGATCGGCTTTTAGATGACCTGATTCCCGCTGCTAGGAAGTTTGGAGATGAATCGGCGCGTCGAGCTGCCGATATCCTGGAAACCTGGGATCGTCAGGCGAATGCAGATAGCCAAGGTGCAGTACTCTTTGCTCAGTGGACGGACGAAATGGACTTTCCAGAAGCGTTCGCAATTCCTTGGAAAGAGGAAGCCCCACAGACCACACCCGACGGTTTAGCAGACCCTCAGAAGGCGGTGAAGGCGCTGGCGATCGCCGCAGCAAAGGTAGATAAGGCTTATGGAGTGCTAGATGTACCGTGGGGCGATGTTTTCCGGCTCAAGTCCGTCGATCGAGATCTGCCAGCCAATGGTGATCCTGGAAAACTTGGTATCTTCCGCGTTCTCAATTTTGCGCCGACTGCTAATGGGCGCTTTCAAGCTATTGAGGGTGATTCCTATATCGCCGCGATTGAGTTCTCCAACCCAGTACGAGCAATGGCACTCACCAGTTATGGCAACGCAACTCAACCGAATTCGCCTCATGTAGGAGAGCAATTGCAGTTGTTTGCTCGCAAAGAATTACATCCAGTTTGGCGATCGCGCCAGGACATAACGGCTCATTTAGAGCAACGCCAGGTTTTTTGATGGCAGAGTAGTACTTCCTCCAATTACTTTATACGTCTCCAGGTAGTCCTAAAAAGTAAGAAACAACAAGGTTTTACGAACTAAGCGCCCAACTCGCTGAGGCAGGGTGTTGTTGAACCGCTCAATGTAACTAAATGTAACTAGTTTTTCCCATTCTGTGCCGATGGCTCGATTTTATTGGGGGACAAGCCTGTGGTGACGGCAGCAGTTTATCGTCTCTTGTGGCAGTGCGCCTTTAGAAATTGTCAAACAATACATAGCTAGTCAGGATGAGCTAACATATACTTGCTCTCATTTCCCAGTCACAGAAGCGTCAGGGAGATTTCCTGCTCGGTTTTGCTAAAGTCAAAAACAGATTGACCATAACCCTCTTTTGTCACATTGGCGATAGTAAAATTCAGATGTCTTGCTGCATTTAGGTTTCGCCCTTTTGCCAAATTTGATTTACCAAAATAGGAAAGTCATGATACATCAGTATTTTAGAATTCGCTCCAGCAGGAGTGACAGAAGAGGAATAAACCAAGTAAAGGAGGACAGAACATGGCTGCTAAGATTTTGATGCTCGTTGGGGACTTTGTGGAAGATTATGAAGTCATGGTGCCATTCCAAGCGTTACAGATGGTAGGTCATACCGTTCATGCGGTTTGCCCCAATAAAAAGTCTGGAGAGTCGGTTCGCACAGCTGTTCACGACTTTGAAGGAGATCAAACCTATTCGGAGAAGCCAGGGCATAACTTCACGCTCAACGCTAACTTTGCTGAAGTAAAGCCTGCGGACTACGATGCCTTAGTAGTCCCCGGCGGTCGCGCTCCAGAGTACCTTCGGCTCAATCAAGATGTTATTGCTATGGTTCAACATTTTGCTAAGACCAATAAGCCTATTGCAGCTATTTGCCACGGCGCACAACTTTTGGCAGCAGCAGGGGCAATCCGTGGAAAGCGCTGCTGTGCTTATCCAGCGTGTGCTCCAGAAGTGCAAGCCGCAGGAGGACAGTATGTTGAGGTTCCGGTGACTGAAGCTGTTGTCGATGGTAATTTGGTGACGGCTCCAGCATGGCCCGCCCATCCTCGGTGGTTAGCTGAGTTTCTGAAAGTACTGGGAACCCGCATTGAACATGCCGAGTTAATGGCAGTTTAATGTGAGTATATTTGAAGATAGCGATTGTGAATCTATTGCGATTGAACTTGGTAATTGCCGTAGGTTGAAAATAGCTCGCGTTAACGGTATTTTGTGGCTAAGCTGAGTTTGATATCAAATATTTTTTGAACAACGTCGGCTACGACTTTATCAGGAGTAGAAGCACCAGATGTTATACCGATCGCAATCGCACCTTCTGGCAGCCAATTTTCTGTAACTGCCAAGTCTCCACTCAGTTGTCGGTGTTCAACACGATTACCTGGACCAATGCGATCGTTACTGTCAATATGATATGACGGAATCTCGCGTTCTACGGCAATTTCTTGCAAGTGAGTCGTGTTAGAAGAATTAAAGCCGCCAATGACAACGATTAAATCTAGTTTTTCTTCGACTAGTTCAAACATGGCGTCTTGGCGTTCTTGTGTCGCATCGCAAATCGTGTTGAAGCTTTGGAAATGATCGTTTAACTCAATAGGACCATATTTCTGCAACATCGTACGCTCAAAGAGTTTACCGATTTGCTCGGTTTCACTTTTAAGCATTGTCGTTTGGTTAGCGATTCCGACGCGTTCTAAGTCGCGCTCAGGGTCAAATCCTGTGGAACACGCGCGGCTAAACTTAGCTAAGAATTCGTTTTTATCGCCGCCATTGAGGATGTAATTGGCAACGTACTCGGCTTGTGCCAAATTCAAGACAATTAAGTATTTGCCCGCAAAAGAACTCGTTGCCAAAGTTTCTTCGTGGTTATATTTACCATGAATAATCGAGGTATATTCGCCTTTTTTGTGCTTTTCTACGGTGTTCCAAACTTTAGATACCCAAGGACAAGTTGTATCAACAATCGTGCAACTTTTATCATTTAATAGTTGCATCTCCTGAACACTTGCACCAAAAGCCGGAAGAATAACAACATCTCCCGATTCAACAATCGAAAAATCTTTTTTGCCATTTTCTACCGGAATAAATCCGACTTGCATTTCGCGCAAGCGCTGATTTACTGAAGGATTATGAATAATTTCGTTAGTAATCCAAATTCTTTCTTGGGGAAAGTGCTGACGAGTTTCATACGCCATCGCTACAGCCCGTTCAACACCCCAGCAAAACCCGAAGGCTTTCGCTAAATAAATCGTGACATCACCCTGTTGCAGCGTGTAGTTATTGTCGCGAATTTCCTGCACAAGATTGCTTTGATATTCTGATTGCAGCTGCGTGGCGACTTCAGCTTGATGTCCAAATCCTTTGCGGTGGTAGTTTTCTGAATGTTGGAGCGATCGCTTAAAAGCTTTTGTATCCATGCAGGTGTTGCCTCGTACTCTGATGCTTCTTACACTCGATCATAAAATGCCCAGATACTAATTGGATGCTGTCGTTAGAAACTCATACTCAAAGACAACAAAAAACCGCCACAGACTTGCGACGGTTAAGAAATTATGGAGAAATGGCAAGTAGGACGTTAACCAACATTAGTAAGTACTAGACACATCCCCAGGACGTCGCGTTGCGCCGTAGGCACTAGGGTCAGCCATTCCGCTAGCATCGGCTTCTTTAAGGAAACCACTATACGCTTCCATACCGTGTTCGCCAATATCTAGACCTTCGATTTCTTCTTGCGGTGTAACGCGAATTCCTAAAGTAGCCTTCAGGATATACCAGAAGATCGTTGTGATCAAAACCGTAAAGCCGCCGACCGAGAGAACCCCAATGATTTGTGGCCATAAGGAACCAAAACCACCACCCAGCAATAGCCCACGAATAGGACCTGCACCTTCCTCATATAGGTTCAATGCGCCGCCAGGGCCTTCGGCAAATAGACCGACCGCTAGAGTTCCCCAGATACCACACACGAGGTGAACCGAGGTAGCACCCACAGGGTCATCTATGTGGATTTTATCAAACCAAGTTACAGAGAAGACAACAATAATCCCTGCAACTAAACCAATAACAGCTGCCCAAGGTAAACTTACAAA
The sequence above is a segment of the Chroogloeocystis siderophila 5.2 s.c.1 genome. Coding sequences within it:
- a CDS encoding thioesterase II family protein, whose amino-acid sequence is MTNTPTFNSWVTYPKSNPQASLRLFCFPYTGGGAFSFRTWTGSLPKTIEVCPIELPGRGTQIGLVLFTRLEPLVQAIAQSLLPHLDKPFAFFGHSMGALVSFEVARLLRKQNEREPVQLFVSGCRALQIPSPEPLLHTLPEPAFLDRLRRLNGTPKAVLENVELMQLLLPVLQADVAVIETYVYASEPPLNCLIAVFGGLQNVEVDFDCLQAWRQQTNASSLQMLSGDHFFLHSAQALLLQSLTQHLQARSPIV
- a CDS encoding ArsR/SmtB family transcription factor, which translates into the protein MQSPQALTPVAEYFKVLSEVSRLTVLSSLTSGAKNVTEIIAITGLGQANVSKHLKVLLQAGIVTRTPQGGNVFYQIADPIAFELCELVCDRLSIRLDEQAKQIAALQSLRERTSYSNRV
- a CDS encoding acylase; this translates as MFKAFLQWLALRSHLPINQFLHQCKNYAFRVVKGNTFRLLPLIFGFIFALFVGFSSRAILPKSTEILWDTYGIPHIYGKDTQSAFQAFGWAQMQSHANLLLRLYGQARGRAAEYWGEKYLESDRWVQRMGIPERAQSWYKAQNPAFRNNLDAFAAGLNAYAKAHPDLIDDEVEVVLPIEPVDILAHGQRVLHFTFVVNPESINDNVEKIGENNSKASNGWAIAPSRSASGKAMLLANPHLPWSNLFLWYEAQLTAPGIDAYGATLVGIPVLAIAFNDNLGWTHTVNTHDGWDTYELQLADGGYRFDGKIRAFQTEEKTLQVKQDNGTLRAESLVVQHSIHGPVVAQKQGKALALRVVGLDSPGALQQWWDMAQAKNLTQFETALKRLQLPMFTVMYADRDGHIMHLFNGQVPIRSQGNFEDWEGIIPGNTSQTLWTKTHPYRDLPRVVDPASGWLQNANDPPWTTTFPRALNPDKYPPYMAPRGLMSFRAQRSAKMLNEDESISFEEMVKYKHSTRMELADRLLDDLIPAARKFGDESARRAADILETWDRQANADSQGAVLFAQWTDEMDFPEAFAIPWKEEAPQTTPDGLADPQKAVKALAIAAAKVDKAYGVLDVPWGDVFRLKSVDRDLPANGDPGKLGIFRVLNFAPTANGRFQAIEGDSYIAAIEFSNPVRAMALTSYGNATQPNSPHVGEQLQLFARKELHPVWRSRQDITAHLEQRQVF
- a CDS encoding DJ-1/PfpI family protein, producing the protein MAAKILMLVGDFVEDYEVMVPFQALQMVGHTVHAVCPNKKSGESVRTAVHDFEGDQTYSEKPGHNFTLNANFAEVKPADYDALVVPGGRAPEYLRLNQDVIAMVQHFAKTNKPIAAICHGAQLLAAAGAIRGKRCCAYPACAPEVQAAGGQYVEVPVTEAVVDGNLVTAPAWPAHPRWLAEFLKVLGTRIEHAELMAV
- a CDS encoding MbtH family protein, with product MNRDDTEDTTIYKVVVNHEEQYSIWPADRENPLGWRDAGKSGLKPECLAYIKEVWTDMRPLSLRQKMQEATRN
- a CDS encoding transposase family protein translates to MRYREMEHLSKPKLKRLCRVSRETFSEMVAVLRPHVDRQGQRGGQAKLSVEDQLLVALEYWREYRSQFHIGVSWGVHETTVGRIVRKVEDLLVKCGKFRLPSQRQLSQPGWEWKVMVVDVGEIEIERPQKPTAAKLARVNQDLRKRHLNGWVLELLNQVI
- a CDS encoding nitrate ABC transporter ATP-binding protein (This model describes the ATP binding subunits of ATP-binding cassette (ABC) transporters for nitrate transport, or for bicarbonate transport, in bacteria and archaea.), giving the protein MFNRTFAYTETAKQTVSVATQREPFLVIEDVSKVYPTSKGPYTVLDGVNLTVAEGEFICVIGHSGCGKSTLLNMVAGFNHPTSGEVRLGSKPITKPGPDRMVVFQNYALLPWRTAFENVYLAVNAVHPNKPQAEKRAIVREHLAMVGLSEAADKKPPQLSGGMKQRVSIARALAIRPQVLILDEPFGALDAITKEELQEELLKIWNDHRCTVLMITHDIDEALFLADRLVMMTNGPHAKIGEVMEIPFSRPRDRARIMEDPHYYKLRNYALDFLYHRFAHDE
- a CDS encoding 4-hydroxy-3-methylbut-2-enyl diphosphate reductase, encoding MDTKAFKRSLQHSENYHRKGFGHQAEVATQLQSEYQSNLVQEIRDNNYTLQQGDVTIYLAKAFGFCWGVERAVAMAYETRQHFPQERIWITNEIIHNPSVNQRLREMQVGFIPVENGKKDFSIVESGDVVILPAFGASVQEMQLLNDKSCTIVDTTCPWVSKVWNTVEKHKKGEYTSIIHGKYNHEETLATSSFAGKYLIVLNLAQAEYVANYILNGGDKNEFLAKFSRACSTGFDPERDLERVGIANQTTMLKSETEQIGKLFERTMLQKYGPIELNDHFQSFNTICDATQERQDAMFELVEEKLDLIVVIGGFNSSNTTHLQEIAVEREIPSYHIDSNDRIGPGNRVEHRQLSGDLAVTENWLPEGAIAIGITSGASTPDKVVADVVQKIFDIKLSLATKYR